A DNA window from Oceanibaculum nanhaiense contains the following coding sequences:
- a CDS encoding L-2-amino-thiazoline-4-carboxylic acid hydrolase, with the protein MTESRPKLTILEQRRIEAGIVKPIYETLERELGREKAQELLGKAIRQAALDSGRDFAAEEKEGTSLESFAVLFERWKGGGAYDFELLEQNAENFDFNIRRCAYAEMYHEMGLGPIGHLLSCQRDGALCEGYDPKIEMTRTQTVMQGASHCDFRFRYRKE; encoded by the coding sequence ATGACCGAGTCCCGACCGAAGCTCACCATCCTGGAACAGCGCCGCATCGAGGCCGGCATCGTGAAGCCGATCTACGAGACGCTGGAACGCGAGCTGGGCAGGGAAAAGGCGCAGGAGCTGCTGGGCAAGGCGATCCGCCAGGCCGCACTGGACAGCGGCCGCGACTTTGCGGCGGAGGAGAAGGAGGGCACCAGCCTGGAAAGCTTCGCCGTGCTGTTCGAGCGCTGGAAGGGGGGCGGCGCCTATGATTTCGAGTTGCTGGAGCAGAATGCCGAGAATTTCGACTTCAACATCCGCCGCTGCGCCTATGCCGAGATGTATCACGAGATGGGCCTCGGCCCCATCGGTCACCTGCTGTCCTGCCAGCGTGACGGGGCGCTGTGCGAAGGCTATGACCCGAAGATCGAGATGACCCGCACCCAGACCGTGATGCAGGGCGCCAGCCATTGCGATTTCCGATTTCGCTACCGGAAAGAATGA
- a CDS encoding sensor histidine kinase, with protein sequence MNMIDLLGRMGIASKIFLVVGVQLAASIAIAVIALSTLERYNAVVRQAEIAAERAMLGENTNALIYAVVMDSRGVYMSEDTKSATQFAIGIQALVTKIEENMAAWRHLVEPHRRADFEELNAAAVEFVAFRRELARLGMHVDPALSRAMGDNYDNRSNRQAFNVLMAQEALYNAEQVEQLTESVKGRYNQAIVLIASVSAGGIALSILLAYVVSGYGIIRPLKRVTDIVAKRLPGAEPQAIEEVARRDEIGAMARAIQAQRALEQEILHQHGVEQSLIQQKMEAEAANQAKSIFLSHMSHELRTPLNAIIGFSEILRAESFGPLGNPRYNEYASYILDSGTHLLGIINDVLELSRMDHRDFKLTTEPVVLSEIIGFCARAFSGGANDGRLQIGGGFDMIVDVDARLLRQVLTNMISNALKYSPSDLPVTIDWEMAPDGAVGLRVTDLGEGIPPEKLRVVMQPFVQLEDSGLNSHGLGLGLSLAQRFMELHGGYIELRSTVGEGTCAIAWLPAERVVRNQAAQ encoded by the coding sequence ATGAACATGATCGACCTGCTGGGTCGCATGGGAATCGCATCGAAAATCTTCCTGGTGGTCGGCGTTCAGCTGGCCGCCTCCATTGCTATTGCAGTCATCGCCCTGTCCACGCTGGAGCGTTACAACGCGGTCGTGCGGCAGGCCGAGATTGCGGCTGAGCGGGCGATGCTGGGCGAAAACACCAATGCGCTGATCTATGCTGTCGTCATGGATTCGCGCGGTGTCTACATGTCCGAGGATACTAAATCCGCGACGCAGTTCGCCATCGGCATCCAGGCGCTCGTCACGAAGATCGAAGAAAACATGGCGGCGTGGCGGCATCTGGTGGAACCGCACAGGCGCGCCGATTTCGAGGAGCTGAATGCCGCCGCCGTGGAATTCGTCGCCTTCCGGCGCGAACTGGCGAGGCTGGGCATGCATGTCGATCCGGCATTAAGCCGCGCCATGGGGGATAATTACGATAACCGCAGCAACCGGCAGGCCTTCAACGTGCTGATGGCGCAGGAGGCGCTTTACAATGCCGAACAGGTTGAACAGCTGACGGAATCGGTGAAGGGGCGGTACAATCAGGCCATTGTGCTTATCGCATCGGTTTCCGCCGGTGGCATCGCCTTGTCGATCCTGCTGGCCTATGTGGTTTCCGGCTATGGCATCATCCGGCCCCTGAAGAGGGTGACCGATATCGTGGCAAAGCGCCTGCCCGGCGCAGAACCTCAGGCAATAGAAGAGGTTGCGCGCCGCGACGAGATCGGCGCGATGGCCCGCGCCATCCAGGCCCAGCGCGCGCTCGAACAGGAAATTCTGCACCAGCATGGGGTGGAGCAGTCACTGATCCAGCAGAAGATGGAGGCGGAGGCGGCCAACCAGGCGAAATCCATCTTCCTGTCGCATATGAGCCACGAGCTGCGGACACCGCTGAACGCGATCATCGGCTTTTCGGAGATATTGCGCGCGGAGAGCTTCGGCCCGCTCGGCAACCCGCGCTACAACGAATATGCCTCCTATATTCTGGATTCAGGGACGCATCTGCTGGGCATCATCAACGATGTGCTCGAACTCAGCCGCATGGATCATCGCGATTTCAAGCTGACGACGGAACCGGTCGTCCTGTCCGAGATCATCGGTTTCTGCGCCCGTGCCTTTAGTGGCGGCGCGAACGATGGACGGCTGCAGATCGGCGGCGGTTTCGACATGATCGTCGATGTCGATGCCCGGCTGTTGCGTCAGGTGCTCACCAACATGATTTCCAACGCGCTGAAATATTCGCCGTCCGACCTGCCGGTGACGATCGATTGGGAGATGGCGCCGGATGGCGCCGTGGGGCTGCGCGTCACCGATCTTGGGGAGGGGATTCCGCCGGAAAAGTTGCGCGTGGTCATGCAACCTTTCGTGCAGCTTGAGGATAGCGGCCTGAACAGCCACGGGCTCGGGCTTGGGCTGTCGCTCGCCCAGCGTTTCATGGAGCTGCATGGCGGGTATATCGAACTGCGCAGCACCGTGGGCGAGGGCACCTGCGCCATCGCCTGGCTGCCGGCAGAGCGTGTGGTGCGAAACCAGGCGGCGCAATAG
- a CDS encoding threonine/serine dehydratase: protein MSANADTPAALLPENIAEALRLIRPYVRHTPVLRVDMADFGGASYPVDLKLESLQHSGSFKARGAFASLMTQDIPAAGVVAASGGNHGAAVAYAAMKRGVPATIFVPEIASPAKAERIRSYGARLEIGGERYADALAASELFVKESGALPIHAYDQVTTLLGQGTLGAEIEQDLPQLDTLLVAVGGGGLIGGISAWYRGRVRIVAVEPEGAPTLNKALAAGRPVEAEAGSIAADSLAPRQVGAMMFPLARDYVAQSVLVSDDDIRNAQKALWESVRVVTEPGGAAAFAALLAGRYVPEAGEKVAVLVCGANTSAVSFS from the coding sequence ATGTCCGCAAACGCCGATACCCCAGCCGCCCTGTTGCCCGAGAATATCGCCGAGGCGCTCCGGCTGATCCGCCCGTATGTTCGCCACACGCCCGTGCTGCGCGTGGATATGGCGGATTTCGGTGGGGCATCCTACCCTGTCGATCTGAAGCTGGAGAGCCTGCAGCACAGCGGTTCCTTCAAGGCGCGCGGCGCCTTCGCCAGTTTGATGACACAGGATATCCCGGCTGCTGGCGTGGTCGCGGCGTCGGGCGGCAACCATGGCGCCGCCGTCGCCTATGCGGCGATGAAGCGGGGCGTGCCGGCCACAATCTTCGTGCCGGAGATCGCCAGCCCAGCCAAGGCGGAGCGCATCCGCAGCTATGGCGCCAGGCTGGAGATCGGCGGTGAGCGCTATGCCGATGCGCTGGCGGCCAGTGAGTTGTTCGTGAAGGAAAGCGGCGCCCTGCCGATCCATGCCTATGACCAGGTAACGACGCTGCTGGGGCAAGGGACGCTGGGTGCCGAGATCGAGCAGGACCTGCCGCAGCTCGACACCCTGCTGGTCGCGGTCGGCGGCGGCGGGCTGATCGGCGGCATTTCCGCCTGGTATCGCGGCCGGGTGCGGATCGTGGCGGTGGAGCCGGAAGGCGCGCCGACACTGAACAAGGCGCTGGCGGCAGGCCGCCCGGTGGAGGCAGAGGCCGGCAGCATCGCCGCCGATTCGCTGGCGCCGCGCCAGGTGGGCGCGATGATGTTCCCGCTGGCGCGCGATTATGTGGCCCAATCCGTACTCGTCAGCGATGACGATATCCGTAATGCCCAGAAGGCGTTATGGGAGTCTGTTCGTGTTGTGACGGAGCCTGGCGGAGCCGCTGCCTTCGCGGCGCTGCTCGCTGGCCGCTACGTGCCCGAGGCTGGCGAGAAGGTGGCGGTGCTGGTCTGTGGTGCCAACACCAGCGCCGTCAGCTTCAGCTAG
- a CDS encoding class I adenylate-forming enzyme family protein has protein sequence MTNIPNLGAILSPGADPGRTVLWDYAAGDPPRAWSAEELDGLANALARGLLKRGLKRGDSIAVLAANRAEFVALYFGAMRAGIVVVPVNWKLAAETVALITQDADARLVVADSERAHLAPAGVPCILFGSPEWDALPDPGPFEAIVPEPDEPAQLLYTSGSTGRPKGVPLSHRGQHWMVQVVSKGDNSQHRLIVAAPMYHMNALFNLKFAFLNRAQVILQPVFTAESYVKAIIDHKATWLTCVPTMMAMVANHLGDKPRPAEFDGVTRLFMGSSPYSKALVDRVRALFPNARITNGYGTTEAGAAVYGPHPDGIATPDEALGYPIPEGETRLVAPDGNVVEGVGEGILQMRNPATMRGYRHMPEKTAAALRDGGWYHSGDVVRRDERGFHYFVGRDDDMFVCGGENIWPAEVERLLESHPSISQAVVVPIPDELKQKLPVAFVTLREGATLTEQAVKQWTIERGPAYQHPRHVFFVPAIPLAGTNKIDRNGLTKQAAELAAARRSS, from the coding sequence ATGACCAACATCCCCAATCTGGGCGCTATCCTGTCCCCCGGCGCCGATCCTGGCCGTACTGTGCTGTGGGATTATGCAGCGGGCGACCCGCCGCGTGCCTGGAGTGCGGAAGAACTGGACGGACTGGCCAACGCGCTGGCCCGCGGCCTGCTGAAACGGGGCCTGAAACGCGGCGATTCCATCGCCGTGCTGGCGGCGAACCGGGCGGAATTCGTGGCGCTCTATTTCGGTGCCATGCGCGCCGGCATCGTGGTGGTGCCGGTCAACTGGAAGCTGGCCGCCGAGACCGTGGCACTGATCACGCAGGATGCCGATGCCCGGCTCGTCGTCGCCGATTCCGAACGCGCCCATCTCGCCCCCGCCGGGGTGCCCTGCATCCTGTTCGGCAGCCCGGAGTGGGACGCCCTGCCCGACCCCGGCCCGTTCGAGGCCATCGTGCCGGAGCCGGACGAGCCGGCTCAGCTCCTCTATACCTCCGGCTCCACCGGGCGGCCCAAGGGCGTGCCGCTCAGCCATCGCGGCCAGCACTGGATGGTGCAGGTGGTCAGCAAGGGCGACAACAGCCAGCATCGGCTGATCGTCGCCGCGCCGATGTATCACATGAACGCGCTGTTCAATCTGAAGTTCGCCTTCCTGAATCGCGCGCAGGTGATCCTGCAGCCGGTGTTCACGGCGGAAAGCTATGTGAAGGCGATCATCGACCACAAGGCAACCTGGCTGACCTGTGTGCCGACCATGATGGCAATGGTTGCGAATCATCTGGGCGACAAGCCGCGTCCGGCGGAATTCGACGGCGTAACCCGGCTGTTCATGGGCTCCTCCCCCTACTCGAAGGCGTTGGTAGACCGAGTCCGCGCGCTGTTCCCGAATGCCCGCATCACCAACGGCTATGGCACAACGGAAGCTGGCGCCGCTGTCTATGGCCCGCATCCGGACGGCATCGCCACGCCGGACGAGGCGCTGGGCTATCCGATTCCCGAGGGCGAGACACGGCTGGTCGCCCCCGATGGCAACGTGGTCGAGGGCGTGGGCGAAGGCATCCTGCAGATGCGCAACCCTGCGACCATGCGGGGCTATCGCCACATGCCAGAGAAGACGGCGGCGGCCCTGCGCGATGGCGGCTGGTATCACAGCGGCGATGTGGTGCGGCGCGACGAACGCGGCTTCCATTATTTCGTCGGGCGCGACGACGACATGTTCGTCTGCGGCGGCGAGAATATCTGGCCGGCCGAGGTCGAACGCCTGCTGGAATCGCACCCTTCGATCAGCCAGGCCGTGGTGGTGCCGATCCCCGATGAGCTGAAGCAGAAGCTGCCGGTCGCCTTCGTTACCCTGCGCGAGGGCGCGACCCTGACGGAACAGGCGGTGAAGCAGTGGACCATCGAGCGTGGCCCGGCCTACCAGCATCCACGTCATGTGTTCTTCGTGCCGGCAATCCCGCTCGCCGGCACCAACAAGATCGACCGCAACGGGCTGACGAAGCAGGCCGCAGAGCTGGCGGCAGCGCGGCGTTCTAGCTGA
- a CDS encoding zinc-binding dehydrogenase encodes MKAILYSAHGGLEQISHGEFPTPTAGPDECLLKVKAVALNGFDPMILNGIPGLKTPFPMIPGGDIAGEIVDVGTNVPAGKFRPGDRVQVVPFQPGIGQMGETLRGGACDYIAVDAKFLLPIPEGVSYEQAASLPIAYGTARRMMMVRGQVKEGEKVLVLGATGGVGTGAVQLAKMAGAYVIACASSAEKCEKLKEIGADETIDTSKEDFVAAIHERHGKPRIWGGGGVNVVVNYIGGETWAKSLKVMCRFGRMLVCGATAGYDPKEDIRYIWSYEMSIVGSNAWTPEDQTALMAMVRDGKLLPVIDRVLPLTEANFKEGLQALIDRKVFGKVVFVP; translated from the coding sequence GTGAAAGCCATTCTCTACAGCGCCCATGGCGGACTCGAACAGATCAGCCATGGTGAGTTTCCGACGCCGACCGCCGGCCCTGACGAATGCCTGCTGAAGGTCAAGGCGGTCGCGCTGAATGGCTTCGACCCGATGATCCTGAATGGCATTCCCGGTCTGAAGACGCCCTTCCCGATGATCCCTGGCGGCGACATCGCCGGCGAGATCGTCGATGTCGGCACCAATGTGCCGGCCGGTAAGTTCAGGCCGGGCGACCGGGTGCAGGTCGTGCCCTTCCAGCCTGGCATCGGCCAGATGGGCGAGACGCTGCGCGGCGGTGCCTGCGACTATATCGCCGTCGATGCCAAGTTCCTGCTGCCGATTCCCGAAGGCGTCAGCTATGAGCAGGCGGCCTCGCTGCCCATCGCCTATGGCACGGCGCGGCGCATGATGATGGTGCGCGGCCAGGTGAAGGAAGGCGAGAAGGTGCTGGTGCTCGGAGCAACCGGCGGTGTGGGGACAGGCGCGGTGCAGCTTGCCAAGATGGCGGGCGCCTATGTGATCGCCTGCGCCAGCTCCGCCGAGAAGTGCGAAAAACTGAAGGAGATCGGCGCCGACGAGACCATCGACACCTCGAAGGAAGATTTCGTCGCCGCCATCCATGAACGTCACGGCAAGCCACGCATCTGGGGCGGTGGCGGCGTGAATGTGGTGGTGAATTATATTGGCGGCGAGACCTGGGCCAAGAGCCTGAAGGTGATGTGCCGCTTCGGGCGCATGCTGGTCTGCGGTGCCACGGCCGGCTACGACCCGAAGGAGGATATCCGCTACATCTGGTCGTACGAGATGTCCATCGTCGGCTCCAACGCCTGGACGCCGGAAGACCAGACAGCCCTGATGGCGATGGTGCGCGACGGCAAGCTCCTGCCAGTGATCGACCGGGTGCTGCCGCTTACCGAGGCCAACTTCAAGGAAGGCCTGCAGGCGCTGATCGACCGCAAGGTCTTCGGCAAGGTGGTGTTCGTTCCCTGA
- a CDS encoding L-2-amino-thiazoline-4-carboxylic acid hydrolase, translating to MSQNLPIIQRRRIEAEILKQVYETAKERHGLAEAQTLIGESVRRASIAQAQQFAASEPEGTSLESFIQLFDLWTAEDALTVEVQHADAERFEFNVVRCRYAEMYREMGLGDIGHLLSCQRDGTFCEGYDPDIRFERTQTLMQGASHCDFRYAYKPTGKPTGKS from the coding sequence ATGTCGCAGAACCTGCCGATCATCCAGCGCCGGCGGATCGAGGCGGAAATCCTGAAGCAGGTCTATGAGACCGCGAAGGAACGGCATGGCCTGGCCGAGGCGCAGACCCTGATCGGCGAATCGGTGCGCCGCGCCTCCATCGCCCAGGCGCAACAGTTCGCCGCCAGCGAGCCCGAGGGCACCAGCCTGGAGAGCTTCATCCAGCTGTTCGATCTGTGGACCGCCGAAGATGCGCTCACGGTCGAGGTGCAGCATGCCGATGCCGAACGCTTCGAATTCAACGTGGTGCGCTGCCGCTATGCCGAGATGTACCGGGAGATGGGGCTGGGTGATATCGGCCACCTGCTCTCCTGCCAGCGCGACGGCACCTTTTGCGAGGGCTACGACCCCGACATCAGGTTCGAGCGGACGCAGACCCTGATGCAGGGCGCCAGCCATTGCGACTTCCGCTACGCCTATAAGCCCACTGGCAAGCCCACCGGCAAATCCTGA
- a CDS encoding maleate cis-trans isomerase family protein, producing the protein MNHVTMHKDSAIDATSGGTLINLEHLPFTTDSGIGARAAIGLLVLETDQTIEDEFRAIWPRDGVALYATRLHNDVMITPETLMKMKAEIPPAAKLLPFMTDFQVIAFACTSGALVIGEDTVAELIHSVKPGVKVTDPVTAARAAISSMGVQRVALLTPYLKEINERLRNSLIERGLNIPVMGSFNEADDDVVARMTPDAIRDAIVKIGSLPDCDGVFVSCTSLRVAKIAEEAEALIGKPVTSSNHALAWHMLRLAGIEDDIPGFGRLFRTKLKS; encoded by the coding sequence ATGAATCACGTAACGATGCACAAGGATTCGGCAATTGATGCGACATCAGGCGGTACACTGATCAATTTGGAGCATCTCCCTTTTACCACCGATTCCGGGATCGGCGCACGGGCCGCCATCGGCCTGCTGGTTCTGGAAACCGACCAGACCATCGAGGACGAATTCCGGGCGATCTGGCCGCGCGACGGCGTGGCGCTCTATGCGACGCGGCTCCATAACGACGTGATGATCACGCCGGAAACCCTGATGAAAATGAAGGCGGAAATCCCGCCGGCGGCAAAACTGCTGCCTTTCATGACGGATTTCCAGGTTATCGCCTTCGCCTGCACCTCCGGCGCGCTGGTGATCGGCGAAGATACGGTCGCGGAACTGATTCACAGCGTAAAGCCGGGCGTGAAGGTGACCGATCCTGTGACCGCCGCACGGGCCGCCATTTCCTCGATGGGCGTGCAGCGTGTGGCGCTGCTGACCCCCTATCTGAAGGAAATCAATGAGCGGCTGCGTAACAGCCTGATCGAGCGCGGCCTGAACATCCCGGTAATGGGCAGCTTCAACGAGGCCGATGACGATGTGGTGGCGCGCATGACGCCGGACGCGATCCGCGATGCCATCGTGAAGATCGGCTCCCTGCCGGACTGCGACGGTGTGTTCGTTTCCTGCACCTCGCTGCGGGTCGCCAAGATCGCCGAGGAAGCCGAGGCGCTGATCGGCAAGCCGGTCACCTCCTCCAACCACGCGCTGGCCTGGCACATGCTGCGGCTGGCCGGCATCGAGGACGATATCCCCGGCTTCGGCCGGCTTTTCCGCACCAAGCTGAAGAGCTGA
- a CDS encoding twin-arginine translocation signal domain-containing protein, whose amino-acid sequence MTSRRNFLKNVGSGAAVAGAAGAGVIAAPSVAKAQQTYKFRLNHFSGETSLFYTLTILPFVERVKKLSGGRIEFQPFPGGVLSPPLEAYKAVEDGIADAGQLTPLYIVNRDPVNTFYGGHVGGMPPEMMMHWLYKAGGQELLAEHRRATMKLHSIPLSIGPNEIWHSHVPIRTSADLKGLKFRTAGAWAQILNEYFGGAATTVAGSEIYTMLERKGVDAIEWSSPAENIKMGFQNAAPYIIMPGPHTNCFMFELIMPVAKWDALPDDVKYMIETAALASTPETLFAWTIEDLKAMKEMRKSKAEIITPDPSLAVDLREAGRKWAYKKAEEQTAKGDPWMKKVTDSYYGFYDDWAENAVYRAVD is encoded by the coding sequence ATGACAAGCCGTAGAAATTTCCTGAAGAATGTCGGGTCCGGTGCCGCTGTCGCAGGTGCGGCCGGTGCTGGCGTCATTGCCGCGCCGTCGGTCGCCAAGGCGCAGCAGACCTATAAATTCCGCCTGAATCACTTTTCCGGCGAAACCTCATTGTTCTATACACTGACGATTCTTCCCTTCGTCGAGCGCGTCAAGAAGCTCAGCGGCGGCCGGATCGAATTTCAGCCGTTTCCGGGGGGCGTGCTGTCGCCGCCGCTGGAAGCCTACAAGGCTGTTGAGGACGGTATTGCCGATGCCGGCCAGTTGACGCCGCTCTACATCGTCAACCGTGATCCGGTGAACACCTTCTATGGCGGCCATGTCGGCGGCATGCCGCCCGAGATGATGATGCACTGGCTGTACAAGGCCGGCGGCCAGGAGCTGCTGGCCGAACATCGCCGGGCGACGATGAAGCTGCATTCGATTCCGCTCAGCATCGGGCCGAACGAGATCTGGCACTCGCATGTGCCGATCCGGACCTCGGCCGACCTGAAGGGCCTGAAGTTCCGCACCGCCGGTGCCTGGGCGCAGATCCTGAACGAGTATTTCGGCGGTGCCGCGACCACGGTCGCCGGCAGCGAGATCTACACGATGCTGGAGCGCAAGGGCGTGGACGCGATCGAGTGGTCGAGCCCGGCCGAGAACATCAAGATGGGCTTCCAGAACGCCGCCCCCTACATCATCATGCCGGGGCCGCACACCAACTGCTTCATGTTCGAGCTGATCATGCCGGTGGCCAAGTGGGATGCACTGCCCGACGATGTGAAGTACATGATCGAGACGGCCGCCCTCGCATCGACGCCTGAAACCCTCTTTGCCTGGACCATCGAGGATCTGAAGGCGATGAAGGAGATGCGCAAGAGCAAGGCCGAGATCATCACGCCGGATCCGTCGCTGGCGGTCGATCTGCGCGAGGCTGGCCGTAAGTGGGCCTACAAGAAAGCCGAGGAGCAGACAGCCAAGGGTGATCCGTGGATGAAGAAGGTCACGGATTCCTATTACGGCTTCTACGACGACTGGGCAGAAAACGCCGTCTATCGGGCGGTTGACTGA
- a CDS encoding TRAP transporter small permease subunit produces the protein MTRLIGRISGVCAAAAVLASFGLVVVTMVEVTSRYAFHAPTIWAFDISYMLNGAIFVLAMAMTLRLNQHVSIDVFSKAMPERWFRVIEIAVFLCLILPAISLVTYAAWGEFWKAWVSGEVETVSPWQPKIWPFRLMLAIGLSALWLQVLARVVAPAEQSTQH, from the coding sequence ATGACTCGATTGATCGGGCGGATCTCCGGCGTGTGCGCCGCCGCGGCCGTTCTGGCCTCCTTCGGACTGGTTGTCGTCACCATGGTCGAGGTGACGTCGCGCTATGCGTTTCACGCGCCGACCATCTGGGCGTTCGACATCTCCTACATGCTGAACGGGGCGATCTTCGTCCTGGCGATGGCCATGACTTTGCGGCTGAACCAGCATGTCTCCATCGATGTGTTCTCCAAGGCGATGCCCGAGCGCTGGTTTCGGGTGATCGAAATCGCCGTCTTCCTGTGTCTCATCCTGCCGGCCATCAGCCTGGTGACCTATGCCGCCTGGGGGGAGTTCTGGAAGGCCTGGGTCAGCGGGGAGGTTGAGACGGTCAGCCCATGGCAGCCGAAGATATGGCCGTTCCGGCTGATGCTGGCCATCGGGCTGTCGGCCCTGTGGCTCCAGGTCCTGGCGCGGGTTGTCGCGCCGGCCGAACAATCGACGCAGCACTGA
- a CDS encoding TRAP transporter large permease — translation MSALPLAAWMFPAAMTLIFLGMPVSLSLIVIAVGFSIPFFGIDLAGLQLYRFVGSVANNYALAAVPLFIFMGAVLENSGIGRRVFEVMKLWLGRLPGGLALAAMSMCAIFAAGTGIVGAVEVMVGLLAIPAMVANKYEKSLISGTICAGGSLGTIIPPSIVVIIYASVAQIPVGDVLAAVIIPSGIMVALFIGWILLYCTIRPQAAPRIDPSEFDMPLSEKLKLTLVALIPPLLLIVAVVGSILAGIAAVTEAAGVGAAGAVLLNIIYRDFTWKGLWGAAYKTVVITSMILLIVVGGTMFTSVFRLQGGGTLVTDLVHALDLGPTGLLFLFLGIVFLMGALLDWVSVVLICIPLFMPFLAPAGIDPLWFAILVIIMIQTSYVTPPMAPSIFYLRGIAPPDFRTLEMYKGVVPFVACQLLTGAVVYFWPALALWLPVVLR, via the coding sequence ATGTCTGCCCTGCCACTCGCGGCCTGGATGTTTCCGGCTGCAATGACGCTGATTTTCCTGGGTATGCCCGTTTCGCTGAGCCTGATCGTCATCGCCGTCGGGTTTTCCATCCCGTTCTTCGGCATTGATCTTGCCGGCCTGCAGCTCTATCGCTTCGTCGGCAGCGTGGCGAACAATTATGCGCTGGCCGCCGTGCCGCTGTTCATCTTCATGGGCGCGGTGCTGGAGAATTCCGGGATCGGCCGCCGCGTCTTCGAGGTGATGAAGCTGTGGCTCGGCCGCTTGCCGGGCGGGCTGGCGCTGGCCGCCATGAGCATGTGCGCGATCTTCGCTGCCGGTACCGGCATCGTCGGCGCGGTGGAGGTGATGGTCGGCCTGCTGGCGATTCCGGCCATGGTCGCCAACAAATACGAAAAATCGCTGATTTCAGGCACAATCTGCGCCGGCGGCTCGCTGGGCACCATAATCCCGCCCTCCATTGTCGTCATCATCTACGCCTCGGTGGCGCAGATTCCAGTGGGCGATGTGCTGGCGGCCGTGATCATCCCGAGCGGCATCATGGTGGCGCTGTTCATCGGCTGGATTCTGCTCTACTGCACGATCCGTCCGCAGGCGGCGCCGCGCATCGATCCCAGCGAATTCGACATGCCGCTATCCGAGAAGCTGAAACTGACGCTGGTGGCGCTCATCCCGCCGCTGCTGCTGATCGTCGCCGTCGTCGGCTCGATTCTGGCCGGCATCGCGGCGGTGACCGAGGCTGCCGGTGTCGGTGCGGCGGGCGCCGTGCTGCTGAACATCATCTATCGCGACTTCACCTGGAAGGGGCTTTGGGGGGCCGCTTACAAGACGGTGGTGATCACCTCGATGATCCTGTTGATCGTGGTCGGCGGCACCATGTTCACCAGCGTCTTCCGCCTGCAGGGCGGCGGCACCCTCGTGACCGACCTGGTGCACGCGCTGGATCTCGGTCCGACCGGCCTGCTGTTCCTGTTCCTCGGTATCGTCTTCCTGATGGGCGCGCTACTGGATTGGGTGTCGGTGGTGCTGATCTGCATTCCGCTGTTCATGCCGTTCCTGGCGCCGGCCGGAATCGATCCGCTGTGGTTCGCGATCCTGGTCATCATCATGATCCAGACCTCCTACGTCACGCCGCCGATGGCGCCATCGATCTTCTATCTGCGCGGTATAGCCCCGCCGGATTTCCGGACGCTGGAAATGTACAAGGGCGTGGTTCCCTTCGTTGCCTGCCAGCTGTTGACCGGTGCCGTGGTCTATTTCTGGCCGGCACTGGCGCTGTGGTTGCCGGTGGTGCTGCGCTGA
- a CDS encoding GntR family transcriptional regulator produces the protein MNNRIESNPAFSPTRLKSIRAADSVNRVYQEIKELAVEYRFRPGQKVNEVELAERLGVSRTPVREALNRLVRDGFMSFVPNKGFYARELSADTVRQLYELRAAIECAAYRLACARATDLEIEEAVRPWESATDPATGFSQTRMAEADEAFHMAVARLSKNPEMIDALERINARIRFFRRTDMETQPRRQETFDQHARVIGHLRRREPEAGARVLEQHVTLSSAHAILVTKEVVARIFLAPSA, from the coding sequence ATGAATAACCGGATCGAGAGCAATCCGGCGTTTTCTCCCACACGCCTGAAGAGCATCCGGGCGGCCGACAGCGTCAATCGCGTCTATCAGGAGATCAAGGAACTGGCCGTCGAGTACCGGTTCCGCCCCGGCCAGAAGGTGAACGAGGTCGAGCTCGCCGAAAGGCTGGGCGTCAGCCGCACGCCGGTGCGCGAGGCATTGAACCGGCTGGTGCGCGACGGCTTCATGAGTTTCGTGCCGAACAAGGGCTTTTACGCGCGCGAATTGTCCGCCGATACGGTGCGTCAGCTGTACGAGCTGCGTGCCGCCATCGAATGCGCCGCCTACCGGCTGGCCTGCGCGCGCGCGACCGATCTGGAGATCGAGGAAGCGGTGCGTCCGTGGGAGAGTGCGACGGACCCGGCGACCGGCTTTTCCCAGACGCGGATGGCCGAAGCCGACGAGGCGTTTCACATGGCGGTCGCCCGGCTGTCCAAGAACCCCGAAATGATCGACGCCCTGGAGCGGATCAACGCCCGCATCCGGTTCTTCCGGCGCACCGACATGGAGACCCAGCCGCGACGGCAGGAGACGTTCGATCAGCACGCCCGCGTTATCGGGCATCTGCGCCGGCGCGAACCGGAAGCCGGCGCGCGGGTGCTGGAACAGCATGTCACCCTGAGCTCGGCTCACGCGATCCTCGTCACCAAGGAGGTTGTCGCCCGCATCTTCCTCGCCCCCTCCGCCTGA